The following coding sequences are from one Methanobacterium bryantii window:
- a CDS encoding DEAD/DEAH box helicase, with the protein MIENVLNSLKSKKWYKNRLEHTRVLKPQEAVYGDTKAVLPQFIKNYLHKNNIKLYKHQCSAIDLLRGGKNVIITTPTASGKTLAFNIPIFEKLSQDKNATALYIYPAKALANDQLKSMKELEKYCGMNLNPEVYDGDTTPTKKRKIRKDSRIVITNPYELHNVLPWHHQWENFFSNLKFVVIDEAHQYRGVFGSNVAFLLRRFQRICNYYGSDPQFILSTATIANPIEFSEKLTGLKFNLISEDSSPKGKKHFIFYNPYYDGVGKTTTHVESQGLFQLFILNNLQTLCFTTSRKMAELIARRSKKEVAEIDASLVNKISAYRAGYLAEDRRKIEDNLKNGKLKGVTATNALELGINIGSLDSVIISGYPGTLMSVWQQAGRAGRGTSDSLVTFVAFQNPLDQYFMKHPDVFFDKPHEHAIIDLSNFQIIKGHLMCAAKEMPVKPNMMKIDFETGVEDHLKSLIGSRLIEKTNKGWVYCGSEYPPFKVNLGNISSEIFKVYYKGEILETMDKRQAYTEAHHGAVLINQGETYIVREFDLAKNIIKVVKKDVNSHTSVQKDIDIKIFKEIEKRTIGNLNISFGELKVSEYYPKYKVLEKSKVVSVRNLKLPPIQFKTKGMWFTLPESIAEGLRCAIDRKEIFEGGIHGLEHAMIAIIPFHVMCDRFDIGGVSTPSHPDTKMATIFIYDGFEGGIGLTEKAFHLIEEITRMTYELVRDCTCEEGCPACIYSPKCGNDNKPLDKEGTLFILEQMFDLMEMER; encoded by the coding sequence ATGATAGAAAATGTATTAAACTCATTGAAATCAAAAAAGTGGTATAAAAACAGGCTGGAACATACACGTGTCCTAAAACCACAAGAAGCAGTTTATGGAGATACTAAAGCTGTTTTACCACAATTTATAAAGAATTACTTGCACAAAAATAATATAAAACTGTATAAACACCAGTGCAGCGCCATAGATCTGCTTCGAGGCGGGAAAAATGTAATTATAACCACGCCTACTGCATCTGGTAAAACCCTTGCATTCAATATACCTATTTTTGAAAAGTTAAGTCAGGATAAGAATGCTACAGCGCTTTATATTTACCCCGCAAAAGCGCTTGCAAACGACCAGCTGAAATCAATGAAGGAACTTGAGAAGTACTGCGGAATGAACCTGAATCCAGAGGTATATGATGGGGACACTACGCCTACTAAAAAAAGGAAAATTAGAAAGGATTCCAGAATAGTTATAACCAACCCCTATGAACTGCACAATGTTTTACCATGGCACCACCAGTGGGAAAACTTCTTCAGCAACCTTAAATTCGTCGTAATAGATGAAGCACACCAGTACAGGGGTGTTTTTGGGTCCAATGTTGCATTCTTACTGAGGAGGTTTCAGAGGATCTGCAACTATTACGGGTCTGATCCACAATTTATTTTATCCACAGCTACCATTGCAAACCCTATTGAATTCAGTGAGAAATTAACTGGCCTTAAATTTAATTTAATATCTGAAGATAGTTCCCCCAAAGGAAAAAAACATTTTATATTCTATAATCCATATTATGATGGAGTGGGAAAGACAACAACACACGTAGAATCTCAGGGTTTGTTCCAGTTATTTATACTTAACAACCTGCAGACCCTTTGTTTTACTACCTCCAGAAAAATGGCGGAATTAATTGCAAGGCGTTCTAAAAAGGAAGTTGCAGAGATCGATGCGTCACTTGTAAATAAGATATCTGCATATAGGGCAGGTTATCTTGCAGAAGACAGGCGTAAAATAGAAGATAATCTTAAAAATGGTAAATTAAAAGGAGTAACTGCTACAAATGCACTTGAACTCGGTATAAACATTGGTTCGCTGGACAGCGTCATTATATCAGGTTACCCCGGTACATTAATGTCAGTGTGGCAGCAGGCAGGTAGAGCCGGCAGGGGAACTTCTGATTCCCTCGTGACATTCGTTGCATTTCAAAATCCCTTGGACCAGTACTTTATGAAGCACCCTGATGTTTTTTTTGACAAGCCCCATGAGCATGCCATAATTGACCTGTCCAATTTCCAGATTATAAAAGGACATCTAATGTGCGCTGCAAAGGAGATGCCTGTAAAACCCAATATGATGAAAATTGACTTTGAAACAGGTGTAGAAGACCATCTAAAATCATTGATTGGTTCCAGGTTAATTGAAAAGACAAATAAAGGATGGGTTTACTGCGGATCGGAATATCCTCCATTTAAGGTGAATCTGGGAAATATTTCCTCCGAAATATTTAAGGTATATTACAAAGGAGAAATCCTTGAAACCATGGATAAAAGACAGGCATACACTGAAGCACACCACGGGGCAGTCCTGATTAATCAGGGTGAAACTTACATTGTAAGGGAATTTGACCTGGCTAAAAATATTATAAAAGTGGTTAAAAAAGATGTGAACAGCCATACAAGCGTGCAAAAAGACATTGACATTAAAATATTTAAAGAAATTGAAAAAAGGACTATTGGGAATTTGAATATATCATTTGGAGAACTTAAAGTAAGTGAATATTACCCAAAATATAAGGTATTAGAAAAGAGCAAAGTTGTCAGCGTGCGGAACCTTAAGTTACCTCCAATTCAGTTTAAAACAAAAGGTATGTGGTTTACTCTACCTGAAAGTATAGCTGAAGGTCTTAGATGCGCCATAGACCGGAAAGAAATTTTTGAAGGCGGTATACATGGCCTTGAACATGCCATGATAGCTATTATTCCGTTTCACGTTATGTGTGATAGATTTGATATAGGTGGAGTTTCTACACCAAGCCACCCTGATACGAAAATGGCAACAATTTTTATTTATGATGGATTTGAAGGTGGTATTGGATTAACTGAGAAAGCATTCCATTTAATTGAAGAAATAACCCGCATGACTTATGAACTTGTAAGGGATTGTACCTGTGAAGAGGGATGCCCTGCATGTATATACTCCCCAAAATGCGGTAACGATAATAAACCACTTGATAAAGAGGGGACTCTTTTTATACTTGAACAGATGTTTGATTTAATGGAAATGGAAAGATAA
- a CDS encoding SWIM zinc finger family protein, whose product MGNRMNEGFKLYTDGNVEIELFDDDLMIFSVQGSKNDTYQVSMNENMWLCDCDDYQYRSEKEPGSFVCKHLWAAFFKVAELKNED is encoded by the coding sequence ATGGGAAACAGGATGAATGAAGGTTTTAAATTATACACAGACGGTAATGTTGAAATTGAATTATTTGATGATGATTTAATGATCTTCAGCGTGCAGGGCTCTAAAAATGATACATATCAGGTCAGCATGAATGAAAACATGTGGCTTTGTGACTGTGATGATTATCAATACAGAAGTGAAAAAGAGCCCGGTAGTTTTGTCTGTAAACATTTATGGGCAGCATTCTTCAAAGTTGCTGAACTGAAAAATGAAGATTAA
- a CDS encoding PAS domain-containing sensor histidine kinase, translated as MNKSDECSKELEKLRLRLAEAEETLNAIQNGQVDAVVVNGSKGTQVFTLEGSDYAYRILIEDMNEGVALLTMDLSIYYCNSKLASMFDMPLENMIGKPITDFIFLNQLKECKIPIESGSDSSCKEEISIESADGTLVTFQINISFLKKIDGYYLIVTDLTEQKKAEQELHNLLKDLERSNKELQQFAYVSSHDLQEPLRTIASFTQLLERRYKGKFDSDADEFMDYIVEAAKRMQRMIIDLLEYSRVSMNQEEFEEIDTAEVLDEALFNLRGTVENNNAIITHDDLPKVTADKNQLVKIFQNLISNAIKFKKENEQPKIHISAKKDPQKNQYVFSIQDNGIGMDSQYAERIFTLFQRLHTRDEYQGTGIGLSVAKKIVERHGGCIWVESELGVGSTFYFTLPTDPKIN; from the coding sequence ATGAATAAAAGTGATGAATGCTCTAAAGAACTTGAAAAATTACGTTTAAGGCTTGCTGAAGCTGAAGAGACCTTAAATGCAATTCAAAATGGCCAGGTTGATGCTGTTGTTGTAAATGGTTCTAAAGGCACTCAGGTTTTCACATTAGAAGGTTCAGACTATGCTTACAGGATCCTTATTGAAGATATGAATGAGGGAGTAGCTCTGTTAACTATGGACCTTTCTATTTACTACTGCAACAGTAAACTGGCATCAATGTTTGATATGCCGCTGGAAAACATGATTGGAAAGCCAATAACTGATTTTATCTTCTTAAATCAGCTTAAAGAATGTAAAATTCCTATTGAAAGTGGTTCGGACAGCAGCTGTAAAGAAGAAATTTCTATAGAATCTGCTGACGGAACTTTGGTAACATTCCAAATTAATATCAGCTTCTTAAAGAAGATAGACGGTTATTATCTAATTGTAACTGATCTAACCGAGCAAAAAAAAGCAGAACAGGAACTTCATAATTTATTGAAAGATTTAGAGCGTTCTAATAAAGAACTCCAGCAGTTTGCTTACGTATCCTCCCATGACCTTCAGGAACCACTCAGGACTATTGCAAGCTTTACCCAGCTTTTAGAGCGGCGCTATAAAGGTAAGTTTGATAGCGATGCCGATGAATTTATGGATTACATTGTGGAAGCTGCTAAAAGAATGCAGCGCATGATCATTGATTTACTGGAATATTCCAGAGTATCTATGAATCAGGAAGAATTTGAAGAAATAGATACTGCAGAAGTACTTGATGAAGCGTTATTTAATTTAAGAGGTACTGTTGAAAATAATAATGCGATAATTACACATGATGACCTCCCTAAAGTAACTGCTGATAAAAATCAGCTTGTTAAAATATTCCAAAACTTAATATCCAATGCAATTAAATTTAAAAAAGAAAATGAACAACCTAAAATCCATATCTCAGCAAAAAAAGACCCTCAAAAAAATCAATATGTATTCAGCATCCAGGACAATGGAATTGGAATGGATTCTCAATATGCTGAACGTATTTTTACTTTATTCCAGAGACTGCATACAAGAGACGAGTATCAGGGAACTGGAATTGGACTCTCAGTTGCTAAAAAGATAGTCGAGCGCCACGGGGGCTGTATATGGGTGGAGTCTGAACTGGGTGTAGGCTCTACTTTTTACTTTACATTACCTACTGATCCAAAAATTAATTAA
- a CDS encoding circadian clock KaiB family protein, with protein MSKKVIDKLEEFENALTAEKKGDKYILRLFVAGINPKSRRAIENLMEILEENLKDQYELEIIDIYQQPIFAKEGQIVAAPTLIKELPPPLRRFVGDLSNKEKLLLGLELKSKNDE; from the coding sequence ATGAGTAAAAAAGTCATTGATAAATTAGAGGAGTTTGAAAATGCGCTTACTGCAGAAAAAAAAGGCGATAAATACATCTTACGTCTTTTTGTGGCAGGTATTAATCCTAAGTCTAGAAGAGCTATTGAAAATTTAATGGAAATTTTAGAAGAGAATTTAAAAGATCAATATGAACTTGAAATTATTGATATTTACCAGCAGCCAATATTTGCTAAAGAAGGACAGATAGTAGCAGCTCCAACTCTAATTAAGGAATTACCTCCACCTCTTCGAAGATTTGTGGGCGATCTATCTAACAAGGAAAAACTTTTACTTGGATTGGAATTAAAATCAAAGAATGATGAATAA
- a CDS encoding circadian clock KaiB family protein, translating to MDLDREECPEFWELRLYVAGQTPKSIEAFANLKKICETHLKGKYRIEIIDLLENPELAKGDQILAIPTLVRKLPEPVKKIIGTLANEEKVIVGLDIRPTCKM from the coding sequence ATGGATTTGGATAGGGAAGAATGTCCTGAATTTTGGGAATTAAGATTGTATGTCGCTGGCCAGACGCCCAAATCAATAGAAGCATTCGCAAATTTAAAAAAAATTTGCGAAACACATTTGAAAGGTAAATATCGTATTGAAATAATAGACTTACTCGAAAATCCGGAGCTTGCTAAGGGTGATCAGATTCTTGCCATTCCAACACTGGTCAGGAAACTTCCTGAACCTGTTAAAAAGATTATAGGTACACTTGCAAATGAAGAAAAAGTCATTGTAGGGTTGGATATACGTCCAACATGTAAAATGTAG
- the kaiC gene encoding circadian clock protein KaiC: protein MSNAENLLTSDESILEKTLTGIEGLDDITEGGLPQGRPTLVCGAAGCGKTIFAMEFIVHGAEMGEPGVFVSFEESIEDLKKNFISMNPDLNDLIDQNKISFDYVHIERSEIEETGEYDLEGLFIRLGYAIDSIGAKRIVLDTVESLFSGFSAEALLRAELRRLFQWLKNKGVTAVITGESGEKTLTRYGLEEYVADCVMLLNNPVVNKITTRNLRIVKYRGSSHGTNEYPFLIDKKGITVLPITSIGLDHHVSNEYIPTGIERLDAMMDGKGFYKGSSILVTGNAGTGKSSFAAQFADAACKRGEKCIYLAFEESPEQIIRNMKSIAIDLGHWVDKGLLKFHAARPTLYGLEIHLVTIYKLVNEFMPDIVVIDPISNLITVGSPNDVKSMLIRLIDFLKDNKITSMSTSLSVIGHVEADVGVSSLMDTWIDLRAKEINGERNRTLDIIKSRGMAHSNQMREFLLTDHGIELEDVYMGPAGILTGSARLSQMAMEKAQKLVRKQEIERKQREIELKRSLMGTQIAEIKSKFEAEEEELERIIEQEKSKEEVLENDRNDMARMRKADKRD, encoded by the coding sequence ATGTCAAACGCGGAAAATCTGTTAACTAGTGATGAATCTATACTTGAAAAAACTCTTACGGGTATTGAGGGTTTAGATGATATTACTGAAGGGGGATTACCTCAGGGACGTCCCACTTTAGTTTGTGGTGCTGCAGGTTGTGGTAAGACCATTTTTGCAATGGAATTTATTGTTCATGGGGCAGAAATGGGGGAACCTGGAGTTTTTGTATCCTTTGAAGAGTCTATTGAAGATCTTAAAAAGAATTTTATTTCAATGAACCCTGATTTAAATGACCTTATCGATCAAAATAAAATTTCATTTGATTATGTCCATATAGAGCGCAGTGAAATTGAAGAAACAGGAGAATATGATCTAGAAGGATTGTTTATAAGATTAGGATATGCTATTGATTCTATAGGGGCTAAAAGAATTGTTTTAGATACGGTAGAATCTCTTTTTTCAGGATTTAGTGCTGAAGCCTTACTCCGTGCAGAACTCCGCCGATTATTTCAGTGGCTTAAAAATAAGGGAGTTACAGCTGTTATAACTGGTGAAAGTGGAGAAAAAACACTTACTCGCTACGGGTTGGAGGAGTATGTTGCAGATTGTGTTATGCTGCTCAATAATCCAGTTGTAAACAAAATCACCACTCGAAATCTCAGAATAGTTAAATACAGGGGCTCTTCACATGGTACAAATGAATATCCGTTCCTAATTGACAAAAAGGGAATTACTGTACTTCCAATTACTTCTATAGGACTAGATCATCATGTATCTAATGAATATATTCCAACAGGTATCGAACGGCTTGACGCTATGATGGATGGGAAGGGATTTTATAAGGGCAGCAGTATTCTTGTTACTGGAAATGCTGGAACTGGTAAAAGTAGTTTTGCAGCGCAATTTGCAGATGCAGCATGTAAAAGGGGAGAAAAATGTATTTATTTGGCTTTTGAAGAATCTCCAGAACAAATTATCCGTAACATGAAATCAATTGCTATTGATCTTGGACACTGGGTTGATAAAGGGCTTCTAAAATTTCATGCAGCACGCCCGACACTCTATGGGCTTGAAATACACCTTGTAACTATATATAAACTGGTAAATGAATTTATGCCAGATATCGTTGTTATTGATCCTATATCTAATTTAATTACTGTAGGAAGTCCAAATGACGTTAAATCCATGTTAATACGTTTAATTGATTTTTTAAAGGACAATAAAATAACTTCAATGTCTACAAGTCTCTCAGTGATAGGGCATGTTGAAGCTGATGTGGGTGTTTCATCTTTAATGGACACATGGATTGATTTAAGGGCAAAAGAAATTAATGGTGAGCGAAATCGTACACTGGACATTATAAAATCTAGGGGCATGGCTCATTCAAACCAGATGAGGGAATTTTTATTAACGGACCATGGAATTGAATTAGAAGATGTTTATATGGGGCCTGCAGGGATTTTAACAGGCTCTGCGCGGCTTTCACAAATGGCAATGGAAAAAGCACAGAAATTAGTTCGCAAACAGGAAATTGAAAGAAAACAAAGGGAAATTGAACTTAAGCGCAGCTTAATGGGAACTCAAATAGCTGAAATCAAGTCTAAATTTGAAGCTGAAGAAGAAGAACTTGAAAGAATAATTGAACAGGAAAAATCAAAAGAAGAAGTTCTGGAAAATGATCGAAATGACATGGCCCGAATGAGAAAAGCTGATAAGAGGGATTAA
- a CDS encoding ArsR/SmtB family transcription factor — translation MLRINSEHTSDLSEELEELFKALGNVNRLMLIYKLASGEMEKVSVTEMAKITGLTQPAASQHLKILKTAKILNATKQGNYIYYTFNRSALINHKEKIDFLFGCLFLKCNKSGKRE, via the coding sequence ATGTTGAGGATAAATTCTGAACACACCTCAGACTTATCAGAAGAACTGGAAGAATTGTTCAAAGCGCTCGGAAATGTTAACCGGCTGATGTTAATCTATAAATTAGCATCCGGCGAAATGGAGAAGGTTAGTGTTACTGAAATGGCAAAGATAACGGGTTTGACCCAACCAGCTGCTTCACAACATCTTAAGATACTAAAAACTGCGAAGATCCTCAACGCAACAAAACAGGGTAACTATATATATTACACATTCAACAGGAGTGCCCTTATAAATCACAAAGAAAAAATTGATTTTTTATTTGGTTGCCTTTTTTTAAAGTGCAACAAATCAGGAAAGCGCGAATAA
- the lon gene encoding endopeptidase La, with product MTEMNINKELSVLVIPNTVYLNRTDITLKISKKIGSEIYKRVAADDFYGIALAVREGSTEGLYSEEDFYQVGTLIKIQNAKAMKDFYQIKMEIVERVEVDELIPEGTNYRATYRLIPDIMDLDPEDEEDILKHIKYLVSEISENFKGSKTYVEQVNKLDDITKIIAYVFPYMRISLEEKQALLEIRSLKEKSLKFLDILIGQKEAVKFQMEMAAKFNEEMSKRNRENMLKEQLRAIQEELDDVEGGSGKKDYRQLIEEADMPEDVKEVSLEELAKLERQGPHSSEENVIRNYLDLLVALPWGKSKIKDIDIEAARKLLNEQHYGLEKVKDRIIQHLTVMKLKQNKQGSILLLAGPPGTGKTSLGKSIAEALGRKYVRISLGGVKDESEIRGHRRTYLGALPGRIIQGMKRAGERNPVFILDEVDKIRAGINGDPESALLEVLDPEQNDTFSDHYLEVPYDLSDVFFIATANSLRDIPGPLRDRMEIIEVGSYTSHEKFHIAKNHLIGEVLEDHGLDDTQLQIEDEALKTIIEKYTREAGVRGLKRQLSAVARVTSEKVVLGTVDLPYVVKSDMLYDILGHELIAQQQAGKNNPPGVVTGLAWTPVGGDILFIEGAFMPGNGKLTLTGQLGDVMKESAKISQSLIRSRLAFHLEGIEFDKKDLHIHVPSGAIPKDGPSAGVALLTTIASLVTGRKVDPKLAMTGEISLRGAVLPVGGIKEKVLAAHRAGINRIILPNDNENDLDDIPQDVKDDIKFIFAETVEDVISETIGIELPKPVMYSMTSNQITGGAGA from the coding sequence ATGACAGAAATGAACATCAACAAAGAATTGTCTGTACTGGTTATACCAAACACAGTTTATTTAAATAGGACTGATATAACCTTAAAAATTAGTAAAAAAATTGGTAGCGAAATCTACAAGCGAGTTGCAGCAGATGACTTCTATGGAATTGCACTTGCTGTCCGTGAAGGAAGTACTGAAGGACTGTACAGCGAAGAAGACTTCTACCAAGTAGGTACATTGATTAAAATTCAAAATGCCAAAGCGATGAAAGATTTCTATCAAATTAAAATGGAAATCGTTGAAAGAGTAGAAGTAGATGAACTAATTCCTGAAGGTACAAATTACAGGGCAACCTACAGGTTAATTCCAGATATAATGGACTTAGATCCAGAAGATGAAGAAGATATACTCAAACACATCAAATATCTGGTTTCTGAAATAAGTGAAAACTTCAAAGGCTCAAAAACATATGTTGAGCAGGTAAATAAATTAGATGATATAACCAAAATCATAGCCTATGTTTTCCCCTACATGAGAATATCTCTTGAAGAAAAACAGGCCTTACTTGAAATAAGATCATTAAAAGAAAAGAGCTTAAAGTTCTTAGACATTTTAATTGGACAAAAAGAAGCAGTTAAGTTCCAGATGGAAATGGCTGCAAAGTTCAATGAAGAAATGAGCAAAAGAAACAGAGAAAACATGCTCAAAGAGCAGCTTAGAGCCATACAAGAAGAACTTGACGATGTAGAAGGCGGAAGCGGTAAAAAAGATTACAGGCAGTTAATCGAAGAAGCAGACATGCCTGAAGATGTCAAAGAAGTATCTCTTGAAGAACTGGCTAAACTTGAAAGACAGGGCCCTCACAGCTCAGAAGAAAACGTCATAAGAAACTACCTTGACCTGCTTGTCGCCCTTCCATGGGGTAAAAGCAAGATCAAAGATATTGACATAGAAGCTGCAAGGAAACTCTTAAATGAACAGCACTACGGACTTGAAAAAGTTAAAGACAGGATCATTCAGCACCTCACAGTAATGAAATTAAAACAGAACAAACAGGGATCCATTTTATTACTTGCAGGACCTCCAGGAACTGGTAAAACCAGTTTAGGTAAAAGCATTGCTGAAGCTTTAGGACGTAAATATGTTAGAATCAGCCTTGGTGGTGTTAAAGACGAATCTGAAATCAGAGGTCACAGAAGAACCTATCTCGGAGCTTTACCTGGTAGAATTATCCAGGGAATGAAACGCGCAGGTGAAAGAAACCCCGTATTCATCTTAGATGAAGTGGATAAAATAAGAGCAGGAATAAACGGTGACCCGGAAAGCGCATTACTGGAAGTATTAGATCCAGAACAAAATGACACTTTCTCAGACCACTACTTAGAAGTGCCTTACGACTTATCAGATGTATTCTTCATTGCAACAGCAAACTCACTCAGAGATATTCCAGGACCGCTCAGGGACCGTATGGAAATCATAGAAGTCGGCAGCTATACCAGCCACGAGAAATTCCATATTGCTAAAAATCATTTGATCGGAGAGGTACTGGAAGATCACGGTTTAGATGACACCCAACTTCAAATCGAGGACGAAGCTTTAAAAACAATCATTGAAAAATACACCAGAGAAGCTGGTGTAAGGGGACTTAAACGTCAATTATCTGCAGTTGCAAGGGTAACATCAGAGAAAGTTGTACTTGGTACAGTTGATTTACCTTACGTTGTTAAATCTGACATGTTATACGACATATTAGGGCATGAACTTATCGCACAGCAGCAGGCAGGTAAAAACAACCCTCCAGGAGTTGTAACAGGGCTCGCATGGACTCCAGTAGGTGGTGACATCCTGTTCATCGAAGGTGCTTTCATGCCAGGTAATGGAAAATTAACTCTTACAGGTCAATTAGGTGATGTAATGAAAGAATCCGCTAAGATCTCTCAAAGCCTGATCCGCTCAAGACTTGCATTCCACTTAGAAGGTATTGAGTTTGACAAAAAAGACTTACACATCCATGTTCCTTCAGGGGCAATTCCAAAAGATGGACCATCTGCAGGTGTAGCATTACTAACCACCATTGCATCACTTGTAACAGGCCGTAAAGTTGACCCTAAACTGGCAATGACAGGTGAAATTTCACTTAGAGGTGCAGTACTTCCAGTAGGTGGAATTAAAGAGAAGGTACTTGCAGCCCATCGTGCCGGAATAAACAGAATTATCTTACCAAATGATAATGAAAACGATTTAGATGATATTCCACAGGACGTTAAAGATGATATAAAATTCATCTTCGCTGAAACAGTGGAAGACGTCATAAGTGAAACCATTGGTATTGAACTTCCAAAACCAGTGATGTACAGCATGACATCAAATCAGATAACAGGTGGAGCTGGAGCTTAA
- a CDS encoding methanogenesis marker 8 protein: MDEHVIEALGKARVVVRDGKVVEVGEPKINYCPLFDKYRGIKEITPEAVKENIEFRIKDFGMCTSERKLRMKDFLSFGVSETLGTLLDEGIIDCAVIVSEGCGTTVVEDPEFVQGMAGRISAFLSTSPIEKIIVKVGPENVLNPETAEINQIKGVLKAVEMGHKKIAVSVISAEDAKTLREIEKEHEGVNIYIFAAHVTEMSKEEAEELFDYADVVTGCASKYIREVGEGREIFTAGASIPIYGASKDGEHFLKIRIEKIGGLKDKPDAKLPDPLI; the protein is encoded by the coding sequence ATGGATGAACATGTAATAGAAGCGCTTGGAAAAGCAAGGGTTGTAGTAAGAGATGGCAAAGTGGTGGAAGTTGGAGAACCAAAAATCAATTACTGCCCCCTTTTTGATAAATACAGAGGAATCAAAGAGATTACACCGGAGGCCGTAAAAGAAAATATAGAATTTAGAATCAAAGATTTTGGAATGTGTACTTCCGAACGAAAATTACGTATGAAAGATTTTTTATCGTTTGGAGTATCTGAAACACTGGGAACTCTTCTTGATGAAGGTATAATTGACTGCGCGGTTATTGTAAGCGAAGGATGTGGAACTACCGTCGTTGAGGATCCTGAGTTTGTTCAGGGTATGGCTGGCAGAATATCTGCATTTTTAAGCACATCACCTATTGAAAAAATCATTGTTAAGGTAGGGCCTGAAAATGTTCTTAATCCTGAAACTGCTGAAATTAACCAGATTAAAGGTGTACTAAAGGCTGTTGAGATGGGCCACAAAAAAATAGCAGTTTCGGTTATATCTGCAGAGGATGCAAAAACACTCCGAGAAATTGAAAAAGAACATGAAGGGGTTAATATTTACATATTTGCTGCCCATGTAACTGAAATGTCTAAAGAAGAAGCTGAAGAGCTGTTTGATTATGCAGATGTTGTAACTGGTTGTGCTTCAAAATATATAAGAGAAGTTGGTGAAGGGAGAGAAATTTTTACTGCAGGTGCCTCTATACCAATCTATGGGGCTTCAAAAGATGGAGAACACTTTTTAAAAATAAGAATTGAAAAAATAGGTGGATTAAAGGATAAACCTGATGCTAAGTTGCCTGATCCTTTAATTTAA